The Pseudoalteromonas carrageenovora IAM 12662 DNA window TTTGTAATAATAGGTCAGTAACGTTATTAAACACGTTATCGCGCGCAATTAACGCAGCTACATTAATACTTGTTGAAAGCTCAATGCCTGTGTTTAATTTTTTCTGGGCGGCTACATGAAGTTCTACTGTAGCTGTAAATGTACTCCCCGCACCTTTCTCACTCGTGACAGTAATATTGCCGCCCATTAACTGTGCTAATTTTTTACAAATAGATAAACCTAAGCCGGTTCCACCAAAATGCCTCGTGGTACTAGAGTCTTCTTGGGTAAATACTTCAAATAACTTATTGAGATTTTCTGGCGCAATACCTATACCAGTATCTTTAATTGTAAAACTCATTAGCAGCTTTGAATCAGTAATATACTTAGACGATAAGGTTAAACTTACCTCCCCTTTATGCGTAAATTTAAACGCGTTATTTACTAAGTTTATCAAAATTTGCTTTAGGCGATGGCTATCACCAATAACCATTCTATCAACCACATTTTTAGTATCTAAAAATACTTCAAGACCTTTACGTTGCCCTTGCAGCGCAAGCGATGTGATCATGTCACTACAAACCGTGACCACATCAAATGTGTGATTATCTATATCCAGCTTACCGGCTTCTATTTTAGAAAAATCTAAAATATCATTTATTAAATTCATTAAAGAATTAGCACTACTATTAGCTAGTTTTAAGTAATGATGTTGCTGGTCGGTAAGACTATCTTCTTTAAGCATTTCTAACATGCCTAGTACGCCGTTCATCGGAGTGCGTATTTCGTGCGATATATTAGCAACAAAATCGCTTTTAGCTTGGCTTGCAGCAAGCGCCTGATCAATTGCTCGCTCAAGCTCTACTGTGCGCTGTGATACCTTTAACTCTAGGGTATTATTTAAACCTTCAAGCTCAGATTGAATATTTTTTAACGAACTTATATTTCTTAAAATGGCCGCCACTTGGTAACGATTATTAAATACATCAAAAATACTACTAAGGGTAATAGAGTAAAATTGTTTACTACCAAACCCATCGGTGTAGGTTGCTTCAAAAGGCATTTTAACGCCGTCGGTAATTGTATCTTGTATGCAATTTTTATCTGTATCGCTTAACTCAAAGAGTGACGTAAAACTAACGTTCTCCCCTTTTAAATTAGTACCAAAAACATCGCGCGCTGTATTATTAAAATTAACAATTACGCCAGTCTGCTCGATTGTAAAAATGGCATCGAGCGAATTTTCAATCACTTTATTATTTTGCTCTTTTAAAGAGTGAATAAGTAATTTTCGGTTAATAAAGCGCTGGTATAAAATGGTGATTACTAAAAATATGCTAAAAAATACCACCAGCATAGTTATAAAGTTATCTCGTCTTTTACTCACTTTAGCTAGTAGGTGCTCAGTATTAACACTCACAGCCAGTTCTAGCGGAAGCATAGCTATATTGCCGCTAAATGTGATGCGTTTTTTTAAAGTGTAAAATGCAGGGTACTCGTTAAAAGGCAGTGTGCCATCTGCATCCATGGTACCTGAGGCTGTAAATTCTTCATCCCATGTTTTTGCTTTATTAAACTCAAAACCAAATCTTAAATCGGGATTTGGATGATACAAAAATTCACCCTCGTTATTCATCAAGTAAATTTGTGTCCCTTGTGGGGATTCAACCGTTAAACTTTTTATTAAGTTTTCGGCAAAATAGTTTGTTACTAAAATAGCAAATACTTGTTTTTGTTCGTCAAATACTGGTTTAGCAACTCGAAAAGTACTTACATAAGGCTTTTGAATTTGCCCATTTTCGCGGTTGTAATTAATTGGTGAAATGTAAACGCTTTTGTCATCCAACATGCTTGTTTTAATTATATATTCACGCTCGCCTTTTTTTTGTAACTGCGAGCCCTGTAACCTTATAATTTCACCTAATTGATTACGGTCCACCCTTACTATTTCTTGCCCGCCATCCGCGAGCATAATATAACGAGCCTGCAGTATGCTTTCATCAGTCCGCATAAAGCCGCTAAAAATACTGGCTAAACGAGTTTGCCAAACATCAATAGGCGTGCCCAATAATGGATCGATATATTTATTTTCAGAAGCACGCGAAATGCCTTGAATAGGAGGTGTTGCATCTAAAAACCTAATTGCATTAACGCTATCTTGTAGATGCTTTTTTAAAGAGAGGCTTTTAAGTTCAAGCTCGCGCTTAAGTTCAGTTTGCGCTGTATGGTAAATATCACTTCTAACGTTTTTTTCAAATATATACAAAGCAGGTAACGCAATCAGCAAAAACAACCCTGCTGCAACCACAATTAATTTATTACTTTTTGCAACATTCAAAAAAACATTCCTTTTTAACATTTACCTTCGCCACCAGATTCTACTCGCTACAGTATAGTGTATTAAAAGTTAAAAAGGACCCCAAAACTAATTAGTTATTGTTATTAATTTTAATGTTTTTACCTATTAAAGTACTAAAGGATGAGTTTAATTTTTAGAGCACAAAGAGTATGAATTTTAAGTGAATATTTGGGTTGGTTAGCGCTTGAATACATGCGTTAATTTTAGTGACTAATTAAAAAATGAGGTAGCCTTGGCTACCTCATTTACATTTTATAATATTGGCTTTCTATCTAAAAAGAACGTCTTCTCTATTAAACCATTTTACACAAAATGCTAGCAGCGCACCGGCTATCAACGCCGTAGCCAAAAATATTAAGCCTACAAAAGTGTAATCAACGGTGCCTTTAATTATATCTTTAATTGCTAAAGCAACATTAGTAACAGGAATAAACGCAGTTTTAGCGGTTAGCTCCATATTAGGTAATATTGAAATTATAATAGGAAAGAATACACCCATACTTAGCGGAGCCATATAATTTTGAGCTTCTTTAAACGTACGTGCATAGATAGATATAGCTAATGCTAATGATGAAAAAATTGCAGCCAAAGGTAGCAGCAATACAAATATCATTAGTAAATCGGTTACTGCTAAAGAACTAAAAGCCGTTTTAATCACATCTAAATCAGCAAACGCTAATGCTAACGCAACCCAACAGCCCATACTGAGTACTGTTATTGTTGTGGACGCTATAGAAGTCGTTAACAGCGTTAAAAATTTACCAAGTACTAACTCAGTACGAGTAATAGGGGTAAGCAGAAGAGTTTCTAGTGTGCCACGCTCTTTTTCACCAGCGCCTAGATCTATAGCTGGATAAGTCGCCCCCATTAATACAAGAGGGATAAGTAAGTAAGGTAAAAAGCCACCCATTTTCTCGCCTAAGTTTTCACGCTTATCTGCGGTATCAACTTTTATTACATCAACTGGATTTAACAGCGCTGCGTGGGCTGACATATCAATACCAAAGCTAATTAATTGTTCTTTTTGTAAATTGTCGCTGCATTCCTTAGCCAGCTCTTTTACACGTTCAAACAAAAAGTTAATAGATTTTGAATCGTTAAATACCACTTGCCATTTACTTTGCTTTTCGTCATTTAACGTTTGTTTGGCATCACTGGGTAAATAGATACCCATATCGATATCACCAGCAGTAACACCCGCTTTAAGCTCTTCAATAGTATTAAATGTTTTGCTGCCTTTATATAACTCAAAACTTTTGTGGTAAAACACTTTATCTGTAAATTCTTGTGCATACTCACCATTAATAATTACGTATGTATTTACTTTTTGATCAGCATCAAGCGCAGCTTGTGAGCTTATAAATGCCATTACTGCAAATAGTAGTGGAAATATAACAACGGGCAACGCTACAACAAACAATAAGGTTTTTTTGTCACGAAGGAGTTCTTTTAATTCCTTTTTAAATACTTCAAACATCTTGTTTCTCCGTTAATATATTTATAAATGCTTGATTAAGCTCTTCACTATTACCTGCTTTTTTAAATTCATCTACTGTGCCATCAAAACAACTAACGCCTTCATTTATAACCGCTACTCGGTCACATAAAAGTGCAACTTCATCTAAATGGTGAGTTGAGAAAATAACAGGTGTGCCCTGCTCTTTTAAGCCTTTAATAAAATTTATAACCGTTTGTGTAGTCATTATATCAAGGCCAGTTGTTGGTTCATCAAGCACTACCACATCGGGATGATGAACTACCGCACGAGCTATATTTGCTTTTTGCTTCATACCTGTTGAGAGGTTTTCTGCGCGTTTATCAATAAATTTGTGCATATCGAGCATGGTAAACAGCTCTTCACAACGCGATGCTATGTCTTTTTTACTCATCCCATGGAGTTTTGCAAAGTACTCTATGTTTTCTTTTACGGTTAAGCGGCCGTACAACCCTGTAGATCCTGATAAAAAGCCGATTGATTTGCGCCCTAGCAATGGTTTTTTTACTATGTCGTTTCCCGCTATAGTAATAGAGCCTTCATCTGGTTTCAGTGCGGTTGATAACATGCGTAGTGTTGTTGTTTTACCCGCACCATTTGGACCTAATAAACCAAGCACTTCACCTTTAGCACAACTAAAGCTTACATTACGAACAGAGTGAAAATAGTCTTTGTCTTCACGTGGGTCGATATCGTCGACTTTGTTTTTTTTATGATCTTTGGTTAACTTAAATTTCTTTTTA harbors:
- a CDS encoding ATP-binding protein; translation: MLKRNVFLNVAKSNKLIVVAAGLFLLIALPALYIFEKNVRSDIYHTAQTELKRELELKSLSLKKHLQDSVNAIRFLDATPPIQGISRASENKYIDPLLGTPIDVWQTRLASIFSGFMRTDESILQARYIMLADGGQEIVRVDRNQLGEIIRLQGSQLQKKGEREYIIKTSMLDDKSVYISPINYNRENGQIQKPYVSTFRVAKPVFDEQKQVFAILVTNYFAENLIKSLTVESPQGTQIYLMNNEGEFLYHPNPDLRFGFEFNKAKTWDEEFTASGTMDADGTLPFNEYPAFYTLKKRITFSGNIAMLPLELAVSVNTEHLLAKVSKRRDNFITMLVVFFSIFLVITILYQRFINRKLLIHSLKEQNNKVIENSLDAIFTIEQTGVIVNFNNTARDVFGTNLKGENVSFTSLFELSDTDKNCIQDTITDGVKMPFEATYTDGFGSKQFYSITLSSIFDVFNNRYQVAAILRNISSLKNIQSELEGLNNTLELKVSQRTVELERAIDQALAASQAKSDFVANISHEIRTPMNGVLGMLEMLKEDSLTDQQHHYLKLANSSANSLMNLINDILDFSKIEAGKLDIDNHTFDVVTVCSDMITSLALQGQRKGLEVFLDTKNVVDRMVIGDSHRLKQILINLVNNAFKFTHKGEVSLTLSSKYITDSKLLMSFTIKDTGIGIAPENLNKLFEVFTQEDSSTTRHFGGTGLGLSICKKLAQLMGGNITVTSEKGAGSTFTATVELHVAAQKKLNTGIELSTSINVAALIARDNVFNNVTDLLLQTCKVDEDKIIRLDYFSEHEAFDADLLIIDDEHPQVDALINFCKQHDKRYVLILRDMVMNKQSKKVFPEHSHILNKPLTQDQFTYKLASLFGASKEFVLTPPKTLEEELSEPDLSAYHVLLVDDNMINIEVAKAILKRTKINITCASDGLEAIDALKFNEGQHIDLVLMDCQMPNLNGYDATSEIRNAKAGINYIHVPIIAMTASAMEGDRERCIAAGMNDYITKPIKPKTLKERLITWLN
- a CDS encoding ABC transporter ATP-binding protein yields the protein MIEIAGLKKKFKLTKDHKKNKVDDIDPREDKDYFHSVRNVSFSCAKGEVLGLLGPNGAGKTTTLRMLSTALKPDEGSITIAGNDIVKKPLLGRKSIGFLSGSTGLYGRLTVKENIEYFAKLHGMSKKDIASRCEELFTMLDMHKFIDKRAENLSTGMKQKANIARAVVHHPDVVVLDEPTTGLDIMTTQTVINFIKGLKEQGTPVIFSTHHLDEVALLCDRVAVINEGVSCFDGTVDEFKKAGNSEELNQAFINILTEKQDV
- a CDS encoding ABC transporter permease translates to MFEVFKKELKELLRDKKTLLFVVALPVVIFPLLFAVMAFISSQAALDADQKVNTYVIINGEYAQEFTDKVFYHKSFELYKGSKTFNTIEELKAGVTAGDIDMGIYLPSDAKQTLNDEKQSKWQVVFNDSKSINFLFERVKELAKECSDNLQKEQLISFGIDMSAHAALLNPVDVIKVDTADKRENLGEKMGGFLPYLLIPLVLMGATYPAIDLGAGEKERGTLETLLLTPITRTELVLGKFLTLLTTSIASTTITVLSMGCWVALALAFADLDVIKTAFSSLAVTDLLMIFVLLLPLAAIFSSLALAISIYARTFKEAQNYMAPLSMGVFFPIIISILPNMELTAKTAFIPVTNVALAIKDIIKGTVDYTFVGLIFLATALIAGALLAFCVKWFNREDVLFR